In the genome of Thunnus maccoyii chromosome 15, fThuMac1.1, whole genome shotgun sequence, one region contains:
- the oscp1a gene encoding protein OSCP1a isoform X1 produces MSVRTLPLVFINLGGEMLYILDQRLRAHNTSEDNSEKGVWSENDRKRVMNDIVGTMFSKAFMDELLKPQQLYSHRTLKTVLTRLAHASIMRLNPASMDKLYELMVMAFKYQVFLCPRPKDLLLISYNHIDTIRELVKDTPVVVNQVDETHRKIIEAYSLLSEGEFQLLRQTLLIFFQDMHIRVSLFLKNQVQNPNGRFALSTSGPVPRGIDVPGLIRAFDSKGREVRRSEFPTGGSYTSPIRQGSFELHGDRVIKLGMNMYTVNHPEETHTSKAPSVKQKDDTPNLLAKEELNLLARLMGSVKAENMPDTETGFRINLFTTDQEEDEAGTSGGAEESLYGVINIQAMQDEQAATELAQIAGLFTEREEQPENPSSNKGDELLAMMDDL; encoded by the exons ATGTCTGTGAGAACTCTCCCCCTGGTTTTCATTAATCTTGGTGGAGAGATGCTTTACATACTGGACCAACGCCTGCGAGCTCACAACACTTCAGAGGACAATTCAGAGAAAG GAGTGTGGTCAgagaatgacagaaaaagag TAATGAATGACATTGTTGGGACCATGTTTAGTAAAGCCTTTATGGATGAACTTCTCAAACCTCAGCAGCTGTATTCTCACAGGACATTGAAAACAGTGCTAACCCGGTTAGCACACGCCTCCATCATGAGGCTGAACCCAGCTAGTATGGACAAG CTCTATGAGCTGATGGTCATGGCTTTCAAGTATCAAGTCTTCCTTTGTCCACGCCCAAAAGACTTGCTGCTCATCTCGTACAATCACATAGATACCATCAGAGAACTTGTGAAAGACACTCCTGTGGTTGTGAACCAAGTGGATGAGACACATAGGAAGATCATTGAG GCATACTCATTGTTGTCAGAGGGTgaattccagcttctcagacaAACACTGCTCATATTTTTTCAAGACATGCATATCCGC GTGTCGCTTTTTCTCAAAAATCAAGTACAGAATCCCAACGGACGTTTTGCCCTGTCGACCTCAGGACCAGTGCCTCGTGGGATAGATGTTCCAGGGCTAATTAG GGCATTTGACAGTAAGGGAAGAGAAGTGAGACGAAGTGAGTTCCCCACAGGAGGAAGTTACACCAGTCCCATCAGACAGGGATCCTTTGAGCTTCATGGAGACAGAGTCATCAAACTGGGCATGAACAT GTACACTGTGAACCATCCAGAGGAAACGCACACATCCAAGGCTCCTTCTGTCAAG CAGAAAGATGACACTCCCAACCTGCTGGCCAAGGAGGAGCTGAACCTGTTGGCCCGTCTGATGGGCAGCGTGAAGGCCGAGAACATGCCTGACACTGAAACCGGCTTTCGGATCAACCTGTTTACTACAGACCAAGAGGAGGACGAGGC AGGGACTTCAGGTGGGGCTGAGGAGTCCTTGTACGGAGTGATAAATATTCAGGCGATGCAG GATGAACAGGCTGCGACTGAGTTGGCGCAAATCGCCGGACTGTTTACGGAACGAGAAGAGCAGCCTGAAAATCCGAGCAGCAACAAAGGAGACGAACTGCTGGCCATGATGGACGACCTCTGA
- the oscp1a gene encoding protein OSCP1a isoform X2 — protein sequence MSVRTLPLVFINLGGEMLYILDQRLRAHNTSEDNSEKVMNDIVGTMFSKAFMDELLKPQQLYSHRTLKTVLTRLAHASIMRLNPASMDKLYELMVMAFKYQVFLCPRPKDLLLISYNHIDTIRELVKDTPVVVNQVDETHRKIIEAYSLLSEGEFQLLRQTLLIFFQDMHIRVSLFLKNQVQNPNGRFALSTSGPVPRGIDVPGLIRAFDSKGREVRRSEFPTGGSYTSPIRQGSFELHGDRVIKLGMNMYTVNHPEETHTSKAPSVKQKDDTPNLLAKEELNLLARLMGSVKAENMPDTETGFRINLFTTDQEEDEAGTSGGAEESLYGVINIQAMQDEQAATELAQIAGLFTEREEQPENPSSNKGDELLAMMDDL from the exons ATGTCTGTGAGAACTCTCCCCCTGGTTTTCATTAATCTTGGTGGAGAGATGCTTTACATACTGGACCAACGCCTGCGAGCTCACAACACTTCAGAGGACAATTCAGAGAAAG TAATGAATGACATTGTTGGGACCATGTTTAGTAAAGCCTTTATGGATGAACTTCTCAAACCTCAGCAGCTGTATTCTCACAGGACATTGAAAACAGTGCTAACCCGGTTAGCACACGCCTCCATCATGAGGCTGAACCCAGCTAGTATGGACAAG CTCTATGAGCTGATGGTCATGGCTTTCAAGTATCAAGTCTTCCTTTGTCCACGCCCAAAAGACTTGCTGCTCATCTCGTACAATCACATAGATACCATCAGAGAACTTGTGAAAGACACTCCTGTGGTTGTGAACCAAGTGGATGAGACACATAGGAAGATCATTGAG GCATACTCATTGTTGTCAGAGGGTgaattccagcttctcagacaAACACTGCTCATATTTTTTCAAGACATGCATATCCGC GTGTCGCTTTTTCTCAAAAATCAAGTACAGAATCCCAACGGACGTTTTGCCCTGTCGACCTCAGGACCAGTGCCTCGTGGGATAGATGTTCCAGGGCTAATTAG GGCATTTGACAGTAAGGGAAGAGAAGTGAGACGAAGTGAGTTCCCCACAGGAGGAAGTTACACCAGTCCCATCAGACAGGGATCCTTTGAGCTTCATGGAGACAGAGTCATCAAACTGGGCATGAACAT GTACACTGTGAACCATCCAGAGGAAACGCACACATCCAAGGCTCCTTCTGTCAAG CAGAAAGATGACACTCCCAACCTGCTGGCCAAGGAGGAGCTGAACCTGTTGGCCCGTCTGATGGGCAGCGTGAAGGCCGAGAACATGCCTGACACTGAAACCGGCTTTCGGATCAACCTGTTTACTACAGACCAAGAGGAGGACGAGGC AGGGACTTCAGGTGGGGCTGAGGAGTCCTTGTACGGAGTGATAAATATTCAGGCGATGCAG GATGAACAGGCTGCGACTGAGTTGGCGCAAATCGCCGGACTGTTTACGGAACGAGAAGAGCAGCCTGAAAATCCGAGCAGCAACAAAGGAGACGAACTGCTGGCCATGATGGACGACCTCTGA